The Nostoc sp. 'Lobaria pulmonaria (5183) cyanobiont' DNA window TGAAGCCGGGTGCTAAAGCCGCAATTTTAGACTTTCATCGACCAAGTAATCCTCAGCTACGTGCCTTTCAGCAGTTATATCTGGACAGTTTTGTAGTGCCAGTTGCCAGTTATTTAGGCTTAAAAGAAGAATATGCTTACATCAGTCCCAGCTTAGATCGCTTTCCTATTGGCAAAGAGCAAATAGAGTTAGCTCATCAAGTTGGTTTTGCTGTTGCCACACACTACCCCATTGCGAACGGTATGATGGGAGTGCTGGTAGTCAGCAAAAATGAGTGAGGAGTTAGGAGTTATAAGTTAGAAATTCTGAATTATCAGTACTGATAAGTTCTCGTTTAAAATTTATCATTCTTAACTCCTCACTCTAAACTCCTAACTTTTTTAATTCTTCCCTTGGACTGGTCTCATCTTTGGCTTTATGTGTCTCCCCCGGTACTGGGTGGAATTATTGGCTATTTCACAAATGATATAGCTATCAAAATGTTGTTCCGTCCTTACCGAGCAATTTATATCGCTGGACGAAGAGTACCCTTCACCCCTGGATTGATCCCCCGCAATCAAGAACGTCTGGCTAAGAACATTTCTAATACAATCATGGGGTCACTATTGACACCACAAGAATTGCAAAATCTGGCGCGGCGTTTGTTGCAAACAGAACGCGTGCAATCAGCAATTCTCTGGTTGTTGCGGTTGGCAATTGAACAAATAAAAGCAGATAAAAACGAGAAAAGTGCCAAAATTGTAGCGGGAATTTTGCGGGATTTACTAGGTGAGTCCTTGCCACGATTGCTTAAGGTTTTAGCACGGCGTGAAGATTTTTTGGAAGTGCAGATCAATCAAATTTTTGACCAGATATTGCTGGAATTTCAACTGAGTGAAGAACAAGCTACGCGGCTTGCTGATTGGTTGTTGCAAGTCGTTTTACCGCCGGATCTTCTCCGCCAAACGATAGTTGATTTTTTGACCGATCGCACCATTCAAATTATCGATGAAGGTTTCCGCGAAAAAACCAGTGGGACTTATTGGGTAGTAGCAAATTTGTTTGGCTTACGTAATACTCTTACACGCCTACGAACTTTTTGTCTGGATGAAAAAGAGGCTGCTAATACTCGCTTGCAGGAATTGACTCAAGATTTGCAGATCCGCGATCGCATTCGGAAATTACTGCAAAATTTATCATTACAAAACTTGCCAATAGGGACAGTGCGTCAACTACGAAAAACCACCCGCGAAAGTGTCCGCCATTACCTGCAAAATAGTGGCAGCGATTTTTTACAAGGATTAACTGATTCTGTTGATTGGCAAAATATTGCTGTAGTGCTGCTGAATCGTCTTAGTACTTCACCCGTTGTAAGTACTTCTTTAGAAGTCATGAGTCAAGAGTTGGCTCTAATTTTAGAGAAGTATTTGGAAAAAGATTTAGAAGCAATTGTGGCACAGGCTATTCCGATTTTGTCGATAGATGAAGTGATAGTTGACCGTGTAAAATCAACTTCAGCGGCTGATTTAGAAGCTGCCATTGAGGGAATTGTGAAAAATGAATTGCAGGCGATTGTGACTTTAGGTGGTGTTTTGGGTTTTGTTATCGGGTTATTGCAGACGGTATTTTTAATATTAAGTCAATATTAATTTTTTGTTTGTAACTGTAAATTTTTGTCAAATTATAGTTGCAATTTGTCCACATTATGGAATGAGGAGAATTGAGCGATCGCTTTTCCGTGAAATGCTGGATACATTAAGCGACGAGTTAGGCGATGTTCTTCCCCGTCTTGTAATAAAATATTGTTGCCAAATGTTGATTCTAGGAAATACCAACCGATCCGCGACGACATATTTTCAGCTTGTTCTACCAGCACTAGCCGATTAGCGTCAGGGCCAATTAAATAAGCACGTTTGTATCCCATGACGCTCGTCTTAAAAACTGAACCATGCTGCTCGAATCTTCGCCATAGATACAGTTCTAAATCCCTAAATATTTCTAAAGTCTCCCCCAAGATGGGCAAGCCATAACTACCAGGCATTTCCTCGGCTGATTTTAGCTGCCGCATATTTGAGTACCTCCAGCAGTAATTAGCTACAGTTTAATTGTAAGTTAGGCTTTACAAATCCAAATTACCAATTCTGGTAGAGTTTTTCTGCGTAGAACATAATCTCTTCATTTGGTAATCTAATTTTTGGTTTTTGTCGAGGATACAAACTTTCTACAGCACTTGTATCTTGCTCAATAATTGTAGCTGCTGCTTGTAAAACTGAATTCTTAAACAGGAATTTCATCAAAGGATTGACGAATTTGACATACATTAAAATAAACGTCTTAGTTATTTTTTCCGTTTCTGGGTAGAGAATATGAATTTGAGCAATATCACCAATAGCGGTTTTAGCCAACAAAGCTGTCGTTGAAGGAAAAGCGTATTCGAGTGTGTTAGCTAGCGTTTTAGGGAATATTCCCAAAATAGGATTTTTGATAATTTCTCCTAGCGTGTTGTTGGCTCTAGTCAGTTCTTGTTTGACTGTGGCATAGTATCCTTTTTCTTCAAAAGAGCTTACATTACAAGATGTAATTTTAAATAGTTCTTTATGAGTACCATTTTGGTGGTTATAGTCATAGTTAACCATCAGGTTAACCAAAAATTCACCTTGAATACTCTTGTCCCCAGTTACTCAATGAACTCGTATTCATCATATCTGATGGTAAAGAATTAGCCATAAGTGCCATTTGGCTTTTATATAGAAAAAATTGTTCCAGCCAAACTGACACTTGCGAGATTTGAATTATATTACACTTAATAAAACTCTGATTAACCACAAAATTACTACATCGTAGATTAAAATTATGGCTAACTTTATCACAGAAAAGTTATAAAATATAAATAGAAAATTGACTATTATAATGCCTATACAAATCAAACGATTAGCAAAAGGTGAAATCCTTGAGAAAAATTGAAATTTAGATATTTCTGCTTCAGATTTCAGCCCTTCGGGTTTAGAAATGATGCCTGTAAAAATATACTGAATAATATTGGTATGATTACTCTCCTCTACAGGTTTTCCATGATCTCCATTAAAATAATATAATTCTTGCAATCGTTGATCTCCCATCAAAAAACCATCAAATCCTCCAGTTCCAATATCTACCATTCCTACTCCTCGTAAACCACTACACAGAATTCCAACTGGCCAATCAAAAGAGCTACGGGCATTGCATAGCTTCTCTACCTGTTTCTTGTCAAATATCTGTTTCCAGGGATATTCTCGTGGTAAAACACTACCAGCTAAGTAAACTCGTTTGAACTTCATTCCAGGTAATCTCTTTAAACTTTCCCCTAAAATATAGGTACCATTACTATGTCCAATGAAATGGAAATTAGTGCTGGGATACTTAGCAAAATAGTAGCTATATTCATCTTGAAACCAGTCAATATTAATTTTACGAAGACCAGGAAAAACAAAGTTAAACGCTGAAAAGTAACCGTAGGAAGAGGTGATAACTTCTGTATCTGGATCTTCTTGAAGTATTTTATCTCTTACTTGGTCAACCCAGCCACTGTTGCTAGCTCGAATTCCATGAAGAATAAACACCACATTATTTTTAACAATTGATGATTTTAAATTTTGATTTTCATCTAAGAATCTTTCGCTAAGAATTGCTTGCTTAATTAGCTTATATCTTTCTTGCCTATCTTCAGCTTGATCAATGAGGTGAATATTCGTGTGTTCGGCATCAGAAACATCTATATGAAAAGCATCAGGTAACTGCTCTAAATCAACACTGTCATCACGAGTTATCTTTCCATCTTTTGTCCCCAGGAGTTGAACTACAGTTATTGGATAATAAGGTTTTGAGAAATGTCGAATCCAGTCAATTCTTAAATTGGTGATAAATGCAGAACCTCTAACAAAGTCTTGTAATGGCATCAATCTCCGTAAGGAAAAAGATGTAGCTTTCTCGAAGGCCATTGCCATTTTCCAAGTTAAAGATTGAGTAGGATTCAAACCGCGATTGAGTGAAGAGAAAAGAACAAATCGCCTAACGTATTCATACCAAGGACTTCGATTATAATCGGAGTACATACCAGATGCTAATAGGTAAGTCTGCCGAATGAGAACACCACCTAAGCTATGCCCGATAAGGATAACTTCGTCAAAAGGGCCTTTATCTTGCCATTTTGCGTCTATTTTGCCTTTTAGCTGTCCGCATAAGCTGATGCCTCTCTGAAAACTCCAATCATTAAGATTATGCTTATCCCAAAGCAGCCATTCACTTTCAGTTAAAATAGTTTCTTTTTTAAGTTCTTCAACTAATGGCTTCCAAGTTTGAGCATCTTGATTTTCAGAAGGAACAACAACAATGAGCCGTTTTAAGGAAGTTGAGCTAACAGAAGTAGTTCTAGTATCATATTGACTGGGTGTTGTCGTTCTGCCTGTCCCTCCCCAAGCAAGTCCTACAGGCTGTTCCTCAAAACTTGCTTTGATTCCTAATTGATTTTCTATGTATTCAGTCAGTAACCTAGCATTTTCATCTTCCGAACTGTAAGTGATAACAAAAGCTGGCTGTACCGCTTGTATTAGTGAGACTGCTTCGTTAAAATTAGCACTATTAGAGTCAAGATTATCAGATTTTATATCTACAACCAAAACATCTACTTTAGGGTAAGAAAGCTCTAATAAATTCGGAGACCAAGAAAAATCCGATGAATACATTACATTAATGCCATTTTCAGTACGAACTAGTGGCATTACTGAACCGAGCCGATAACCCGATGGAAAGAAACATATTTGAGTCTTGTCTATTGTGTGCCAGATTCCATCTGTTGGAAGAACTTCAAATTGTCCACGTCTAAATTTTATATCTGGAGATTTTGCTAATAATTCTTCATAAGTTTCTTGACTTAAGACAATCTTTTTTTGCTGTCCTTTACTGGTACTGAAATCATTCAGGCGATTGATATTAGTCTGTATCCGAATATAACGCTCTGGAGCAAATCCATCACAAGTCACAGTCTGACCAATAAGAATACATCCATCTTTGCGAACAGTAGCTGCACCTTGAACATTATTCATTGTTGCTCCTTTTTCTCAGTAAATTGGCGACAAAAGCTTCAACATTCTGAGGTGTAAGATGGGGAGCAACTTTAGGATTTTTAATAGCTGATTCGGTTAATGTAAAGCTAAAACGCCCATTTTTGATAGCAGCAGAAAGAACGTTTTCCTCATGTACTAGTTCAGATAACATAGCTTGAAGCTCAAAACTATACTGTTCTTCCCGTTGACTTCCATTATTTAGAGTTGGAAGTTTGCCCAAGAAAACATAATGGTGAATAACCTTGGGTCGAGTCGAGTCAATTGTTTCTATGCAGTCAGTTAAGCTTCCTCCCCCCCGCAGGTTGCATTGAAGAATCGCACGAACTTCTTCTTTGCTCCTCTGATTCTCAAGCGCATCTTTAGCCAAAAGGTTAATATTTTCAGACTCTTTAACCCTCGAAATTTCAGATGCTACGGAAAAAGACAGATAACCTGGTGATGTTCCCCAATTGACAAGAGGTTGTATTTCAGGTGGGAGCGATAATAGCAAAAGGAACCTACGCAAAATAGAGGAGTCTTTTAATTCAAGTTCTTGGGCGATTTGATTGAGGGAAATTCCCTGAATTTGATACAAGCGATTTAATAATTGAGCAACTTGTATCGGAGAGAGCCTACGATTTTTCTTATGCGTTCCAATAGAGAGAATTAAATCTCGCCGTTCCCCAGACGAAAGTGAGTCTAACATAAGTTTTTTAACTTAGAGATAACCCCGTTCAGAAAGCGCTGCTTCAAGGAGAGTTATAACCGCATTATTTTGGTCAATCTCCTCATCTTGTGTAAATTGATTTAAAGCATCATATAGTTTGTCACCAACTACTACTCTGAGATTCATTTGCTGCTGCCGCCTACTCCTTTGTATAACTTCTTTTGGAGGAACGCTTGGCTCTTGAATCGCAACTTTTTCAATTTGTCGTTGTTGAAGACCACTCATTTTTTGCATTTCTTCGGCATAAATAATAGCAGCTTCCTTGTTAACTTCTTTACTAGAAGAGTCTGTTGCTGCTTTTTGCGCCCGAAGTGCGACATCAAGTTTTAAACCGCTTTCAACTTTTTCTTTTAATGGTTCAATCAGTTGCTCATACTTAACATACTGACTTACCTTATAATAGGGAAGTCCTAATGTGTCTGAAATCTTTTTAATAGACCCATATTTTCTGTATAACTCTGTGCAAGCATCAATGTAGTCTTTGGTTGACAAATTTTGTCGAACCATATTCTCAGTTAGAGAAATCGCTTTTGCAATTTCTGGTTCTACTGGTTCAGCAAGGATTGTGGCACGTATAGTTTCATGTCCTAAATACTGATGTGCTAGAAAACGCCTCTGACCTGTGACTACTTCATATCGTTCTTCCGCTTTTGGAGAAACAACAATTGGCTCAAGGAGTCCTATTTTTTCAATACTGGCTGCTAATTCTTGAATACCTTGGTCAATATCGCTGGTACGAACTTGAGATAGTCCGATGTCAATTTGGTCAAGTGGAATTTCTTTAACGACACTATTCTCAGTAATTGTCATCTATACCTCATCATTAACCGTTTTATATTTAAATAACCTGATATCGGGATAAGCTGAAACCCTCATTACACTGTTGCTTGATTCTGGGATCTGTCAACGTGCTTGCACCGTTTCAGCCAGTTAACATTGAATAAACCTCCTGAACCCGAACTGACGTTAAATAATTGAATTAAAAACTTGTACTTTTTTAATTCTGATGTTGGTTATCAGCAGGTAAGCGTAGGCGTAGACCGTCGTAGACATCGCACCCATAATCGCCTCAACTGGGTGCTTGTATCATCCCGCTATAAGCTCTCTTATTTCTATGCCGTCAGAGCATCAAGTTTAGCCAGTATTCTTAAACCTTCTTCTGGATTCCCAGTTACAGCCATTGCTTTAAATCTGGTATTGGCATCAAATTCTGCTAAAGCTATGGTGGAAAGTTCTTCAATCAGCTTATTTACACTTATGCCTTTAGCTTGAGCAAGTTCTTTTAATCTGTTGTGTTTTTCGTCTGGTAAACGAATAGTTAAAGTCGCCATTTTTGTTTAACTCCTAATAATTTCTTCGGGTTTTAAGATTGATAAGTTAGGAAATAACAATTCAGCATTTTGGAAATCTTTAATATTATGAGTGGCAATAATTTGAGCATTACCAGCAACCGCTAATTCAATTAAGTGGTTGTCAGCTTCATCTTTTAAATTAGGCCGCCATAAGTAGTAAATATAAATCCATTGACTTACGCTCATAAATGATGCGAGTAAAGCAGAAATTTCTACACTTGTTAAAGGGCATTTGGCGATAATTTCTTCTCGCCCAATAACTGACTCATACTCAGTAAATAAAGCGTTTCCCATCAAAGGCTGATATTCGCCTTTCAAGCAGCGTCGAATGAGTTCTCTACTCGAACCCTTAGAGCTAATAAGCGCACTAATAAAAACGCTGGTATCAACTACAATTTTAATCGCCATGTTTACATGGTAGCATATATGCTATCACTACTGCCCCAGTCAAAAAAACCTCTTAACAAGATTATCAACAGATATGCGTAGCCCGTCTTAGACATCACATTACGAATTCCGCGCAGTGCTACTAGCCTTCAACTTTGGATAAGCAATCCGTTTGTGATGAAATTGCTGCCAAACATCCACAAATATCTGGGCAATTTGTGACATTTCTTCCCGTTTTAGTCCTGAATCTACGAGTTGATTGTCTTGCCATTTGGCACGTAGAATATTATTTAGCATTGTTAAAGCTTGTTCGCTGGAAACATCTTTAAGCGATCGCTTCTCTCCCACAGATTTAGCTGATACTTGCAGCGATCGCAGCGCTGCTTCACAGGAATCTGCTAACATGACAATTCCGGTTTCTCGTGATTGGGGAATTGGCCCATCGTAGCGAAAATCTGCGTCGTCTACAGTTAAACTTGGATCTGAGTGAGCCATTTGCTGGGCTTGGTGATGGAAATAAGCAATCAGCATCGTTCCCTGATGTTCTGGAATAAAAGCTTGAATCGCCGTAGGTAAAAGGTGTTTACGCGCCATTACCAACCCTTCAGTTACGTGCTTTTTGATAATTTCTGCACTCTTCCAAGGATCTTTAATCTCTGTATCGTGTTTATTCGGCCCGCCCATTTGATTTTCAATAAAGCCAAGAGGGTCGTGCATTTTGCCAATATCGTGATATAATGTTCCAGCCCTGACTAGTTCAACATTGCATCCTAATTTTTTGGCAGCAGCTTCAGCAAGAGTGGCTACAAGCAGCGTATGTTGAAAAGTTCCCGGAGTTTCAGTAGCGAGTCGTTTTAATAAAGGGCGGTTAGGGTTCGCCAGTTCTGCTAGGCGAATTGGGGTAACTAAATCAAAAACTTTTTCTAGATAAGGACTCAAACCCAAGGCGATAACACTCCAGCCTAAGCCGGATAAAGCAAATAATCCCGCTTCTTGCAAGACAATATACCAGGTTGAACCAAATACTTGACCAATTAAGATTTTAACTAGAAGGTAAATGCCACCCTGAGTTAAGGCGATCGCAACGCCTAGTAATGCCAACTCTTCACGCGATCGCAATCGTTGGGCAATGTAACTACCTAATATTCCTCCTCCTACACCAGCTAAAAGCGCAGCCTTGCTCATATCCAAGCTAATGCCTAATATCGGCCACAGCAGGCCGACAACTGTCAACCCCAAAGTCGGGCCGTAAAAGCTTCCCAACAATAAACCAAGGGCGCTCCAGGTGGTATAGGGCAATCCGATTACGATTACTCCTGGCACACTCAGAGTTAGCAATAACACTAATAGGCGATCGCGTTGTCGCAATTCATAATCAATATGGCGTTCTACCCAGACAAAAATGCCAATAGCGATCGCAATAATGCCTCCTAACTTTACCAACTCCTGCCACTTTATCTCCCGGCGAATCAGGTGATAATGCTCCAGTACCTCAAAGTTCCATGCAGTAATCTGCTCTCCTTTTTTGACAATCACCTCACCATGCCGTACCTTCACCATCGCACGTGGCACATCAGCCGCAGCCTTTTGAGCGTTTTGTCTGGTTTGTTCTTCATCTTTTTGCAGATTCGGCTTGAGTACAGCTAACAACAGATTCTTTGCCAATGTTTCAGCGGATTCTGGTACAAAGGTCTGTAATTGTAAACTCACCGCATCTTGTAAGATGTTTTTTGGCAGTCCCTGTGGAATGCCTTGGGTGAGAATCCTCTCTATACTTTGATGGATTCCTATTTGTGTTTTTTCCCATTCCACATCTGATAAATCCAAAAGGAGAGATTCTTCATATACTGCTGCTGGGCTAACAGTCTCTAACTGTAAAAGCTTAGTAGTAGCTTGGGTATATCTTTGACGTGTTTGGGAAATTTGGGCAATCAGCAAGGACAAGCTTTTCTCAGAAGTTTTGAAATGGAAAGATTCTAGTTCTGCTTCTGCTTGAGTAAAGTCAGTATTTTGAGAAAAATCAACTGGTTCTGTCTTTTCTGGACTCTGGGAATCAGATTTGGGTGGTATTGTATGCGGCTGGCGTTTCTGATTGGGTGCAGCGATGGATGATGGAGGGGATGAAGCGGTAGTTTGTCTTATTGCTTTCTTCGGCTGATTTTTATTATTTTCTACAGCTGCTAGTAGTGCTTGCCATTCTAAATCAGGACAAGAGCGCAGGTAACGTTGGGTAGAGATGGATAAAACGACAGGATCAAAAAAAGGAAAAGCTCCAGCAACGGCGCGAATTTCATTGCCATCATCTAGAAGTTGTTGCAAATTTTCGTTAATTTGCTGGTTCATTTGCGCATCAAGCATCAACACTTGTAAGGAGCTTTGACTGACGGCTTTGCGCTCGGCTTCTGTTTTTTTCTGATCTTCGATGCTAGCTGTGTAAGGCGCTGTAATCGTTTGGGGCGCGGGATGTCCGACTTGGAGTTGAGTCTGATTGTATAATTTATGCCCAGTAATACCTGTGAGAGATACTACAGCGATCGCCAAAATCACCGAGTAACGCTGTTTATATGCCCAATCTAAAGGGACTGCATAAATGCTACTCTTAGTTTTAACCGATTTTGCCTTTGACCTTAGCGCTCTTTCTTGTTTTTGGCGTTTGCTTTTCTCATTAGTTTTTGATAAAAACAGGAATACATTCTTGAGCATAGTCCTTAGAAGTTCCCTTCTATGGATTTTACCTTTGGGACTTCTCATTAACTTTCCCTTTCGGCGTAGTGTTTTGTACTGTCGCCGCCAGTGAGTCAATTGCTGGTTCAAGAACTGCAAAAATTTATGCATTTTCATTATCTCTGCCTGCAATTGCCAACTTTGATAGCTCAAAAAAAAGACAATCATCAGGAAAGTTTAATCTGCGGCTGCTGCAACTCGGTGGCGGAGGCTTTTTATGTTACTGATTTGCCACAATAGCTAGCTACAGAATCAGTCCAAGGGTTTGCGGAAAAATTTTATTTAGTATATGAGATTAATACACTGTTGCGGAAGTTTGCCTACCTTTAACCCCTTATCTGATTAATTAAGATTAACGCGATCGAATAACGCGAGGAGCTGCGTAAACTGAAAGCGGAGCCACCTCACATCCCTCCTCTGTTAACTCCCATGAATCTAAGGTAAGATTATACACTCCTGACCATACCGCTACAAATGCATCGGTCAATTCTAACATTTGGGAAAAGCTAGTTAGTCCCCATGCTGAAGAATTCCTCTGCAAGAGCAGGACTTGCCAATTGACAGGAATTCCGCCTGTACCGTTATATGCTCCCGATAAAGCACCAGTAATTGCACCTGTAGCCTGCGATCTTAGAGGCGTAGCATCTTGCACTTGAGAATTGCCATTGTGAGTAGCCTGCAAAACTGTAAGGCGAAAGTCCTCTAAAGTACTCAAAAAGCAGTAGAATGCCATAGCAATAGTGTTACTGAGTTTTTCTTCCTTAGCAAACTCAGCTTGTGTCGTTGATAATCCAGCCCCTTGCTCTAATAAATTCTGGACTCTTAATAATTTTTTTGGTATTGATGTCGGTGTTTCTCCGATAAAAGAAATTGTTTGTGGGATAAGAGTTAGAGGGTTGAGTTTTTCAGTTAGGGCAAGAGCGATCGCATATCCTACTGCTAGTGTTCCATCCCTGACTACTGGGTCATCTTCCCAGATTTTCAGCACACGCAGCAAGTTTTGTCGGAGCTTAATTGGATTTTCGTGAAAAAAGAGTGCTACAGGTAATGTGGCAATAATTACTTTTATCGAGATGTGATCAGTTGCTATTAAATGAGGAGATTCTTCTTGCTGACGCTCTATCCAATCATCTAAATCTAATCTACCCAAGGCAATCAAACTCTGGATACCCAGAACCGCCATTCTCCCTAAATCTAGGTAACTCTCAAACTGTACTTTACCATCAGAAGCTAAACTCCCCCCCAGTAATGCTCCGAGTAAAGTTCCTTTAAACCGACTTATAGGAGAGTAACGCATAAATTATGTAGTTAAAAGTCAACAGTGAGGAGTTAATGAAATATTACTAATTCCTAACTTTACTACCAACTACCAATTTTTAACTTCTAACTCTTAACTCTTAAATGCTCTATCAAAGCTTGTAAGCCCAATAAGTAACTTTGAACGCCAAAACCACTTATTTGCCCGATCGCAACTGGGGCGATGTACGAATGATGGCGAAATTCTTCCCGGCGGTAAATATTACTCAGATGTACTTCCACTGTGGGCAAATTAACAGCAGCGATCGCATCTCGCAAGGCCACACTTGTGTGGGTGTACGCTCCTGCATTAATCAGAATTCCCTGATGTTGCCCTAACGCACCATGAATAGTATCTACCAAAATTCCTTCATGATTTGACTGCAAAGGAAAAACTTTCGCCTGTAATTTGAATGCTTCTTCTTCTAACAGGCGGTTAATTTCAGCTAGTGTCAAGGAACCATAAATTCCTGGTTCTCGCTGTCCTAGCAAATTTAAGTTTGGCCCATGCAGTGCCAGAATACTTAAGGGCTGAAACGCCGAATTTACCACTGTGGGGTTAGTGGCGACGGCGCGAGCGATCGTTCACAGGAATCGGAATCAGTTCCGGTTCCGGTTCAGCCTCTGGCCCTAATAGGCT harbors:
- a CDS encoding DUF445 domain-containing protein, whose protein sequence is MDWSHLWLYVSPPVLGGIIGYFTNDIAIKMLFRPYRAIYIAGRRVPFTPGLIPRNQERLAKNISNTIMGSLLTPQELQNLARRLLQTERVQSAILWLLRLAIEQIKADKNEKSAKIVAGILRDLLGESLPRLLKVLARREDFLEVQINQIFDQILLEFQLSEEQATRLADWLLQVVLPPDLLRQTIVDFLTDRTIQIIDEGFREKTSGTYWVVANLFGLRNTLTRLRTFCLDEKEAANTRLQELTQDLQIRDRIRKLLQNLSLQNLPIGTVRQLRKTTRESVRHYLQNSGSDFLQGLTDSVDWQNIAVVLLNRLSTSPVVSTSLEVMSQELALILEKYLEKDLEAIVAQAIPILSIDEVIVDRVKSTSAADLEAAIEGIVKNELQAIVTLGGVLGFVIGLLQTVFLILSQY
- a CDS encoding cytochrome P450, giving the protein MRQLKSAEEMPGSYGLPILGETLEIFRDLELYLWRRFEQHGSVFKTSVMGYKRAYLIGPDANRLVLVEQAENMSSRIGWYFLESTFGNNILLQDGEEHRLTRRLMYPAFHGKAIAQFSSFHNVDKLQL
- a CDS encoding ParB/RepB/Spo0J family partition protein, which translates into the protein MTITENSVVKEIPLDQIDIGLSQVRTSDIDQGIQELAASIEKIGLLEPIVVSPKAEERYEVVTGQRRFLAHQYLGHETIRATILAEPVEPEIAKAISLTENMVRQNLSTKDYIDACTELYRKYGSIKKISDTLGLPYYKVSQYVKYEQLIEPLKEKVESGLKLDVALRAQKAATDSSSKEVNKEAAIIYAEEMQKMSGLQQRQIEKVAIQEPSVPPKEVIQRSRRQQQMNLRVVVGDKLYDALNQFTQDEEIDQNNAVITLLEAALSERGYL
- a CDS encoding toxin-antitoxin system HicB family antitoxin; protein product: MATLTIRLPDEKHNRLKELAQAKGISVNKLIEELSTIALAEFDANTRFKAMAVTGNPEEGLRILAKLDALTA
- a CDS encoding putative toxin-antitoxin system toxin component, PIN family, with translation MAIKIVVDTSVFISALISSKGSSRELIRRCLKGEYQPLMGNALFTEYESVIGREEIIAKCPLTSVEISALLASFMSVSQWIYIYYLWRPNLKDEADNHLIELAVAGNAQIIATHNIKDFQNAELLFPNLSILKPEEIIRS
- a CDS encoding HD family phosphohydrolase; translated protein: MKMHKFLQFLNQQLTHWRRQYKTLRRKGKLMRSPKGKIHRRELLRTMLKNVFLFLSKTNEKSKRQKQERALRSKAKSVKTKSSIYAVPLDWAYKQRYSVILAIAVVSLTGITGHKLYNQTQLQVGHPAPQTITAPYTASIEDQKKTEAERKAVSQSSLQVLMLDAQMNQQINENLQQLLDDGNEIRAVAGAFPFFDPVVLSISTQRYLRSCPDLEWQALLAAVENNKNQPKKAIRQTTASSPPSSIAAPNQKRQPHTIPPKSDSQSPEKTEPVDFSQNTDFTQAEAELESFHFKTSEKSLSLLIAQISQTRQRYTQATTKLLQLETVSPAAVYEESLLLDLSDVEWEKTQIGIHQSIERILTQGIPQGLPKNILQDAVSLQLQTFVPESAETLAKNLLLAVLKPNLQKDEEQTRQNAQKAAADVPRAMVKVRHGEVIVKKGEQITAWNFEVLEHYHLIRREIKWQELVKLGGIIAIAIGIFVWVERHIDYELRQRDRLLVLLLTLSVPGVIVIGLPYTTWSALGLLLGSFYGPTLGLTVVGLLWPILGISLDMSKAALLAGVGGGILGSYIAQRLRSREELALLGVAIALTQGGIYLLVKILIGQVFGSTWYIVLQEAGLFALSGLGWSVIALGLSPYLEKVFDLVTPIRLAELANPNRPLLKRLATETPGTFQHTLLVATLAEAAAKKLGCNVELVRAGTLYHDIGKMHDPLGFIENQMGGPNKHDTEIKDPWKSAEIIKKHVTEGLVMARKHLLPTAIQAFIPEHQGTMLIAYFHHQAQQMAHSDPSLTVDDADFRYDGPIPQSRETGIVMLADSCEAALRSLQVSAKSVGEKRSLKDVSSEQALTMLNNILRAKWQDNQLVDSGLKREEMSQIAQIFVDVWQQFHHKRIAYPKLKASSTARNS
- a CDS encoding ADP-ribosylglycohydrolase family protein, which translates into the protein MRYSPISRFKGTLLGALLGGSLASDGKVQFESYLDLGRMAVLGIQSLIALGRLDLDDWIERQQEESPHLIATDHISIKVIIATLPVALFFHENPIKLRQNLLRVLKIWEDDPVVRDGTLAVGYAIALALTEKLNPLTLIPQTISFIGETPTSIPKKLLRVQNLLEQGAGLSTTQAEFAKEEKLSNTIAMAFYCFLSTLEDFRLTVLQATHNGNSQVQDATPLRSQATGAITGALSGAYNGTGGIPVNWQVLLLQRNSSAWGLTSFSQMLELTDAFVAVWSGVYNLTLDSWELTEEGCEVAPLSVYAAPRVIRSR
- the aroQ gene encoding type II 3-dehydroquinate dehydratase, whose protein sequence is MVNSAFQPLSILALHGPNLNLLGQREPGIYGSLTLAEINRLLEEEAFKLQAKVFPLQSNHEGILVDTIHGALGQHQGILINAGAYTHTSVALRDAIAAVNLPTVEVHLSNIYRREEFRHHSYIAPVAIGQISGFGVQSYLLGLQALIEHLRVKS